The Rhizoctonia solani chromosome 1, complete sequence sequence CACTATCGCTGACATGTTCACCGCAAAGGAACGTGGTCTCGCAAGCGCACTGTTTGCTATGGCGCCTTTTGCGGGCCCTGTCCTTGGGCCTATTGTTGGCGTGAGTAATTAATTTCGACGCATACATCAGGGCGTTGACTAACTTTATCCACAGGGATATGTTTCTGAATCTCGAGCAGGCTGGCGCTGGAACTTCTGGATCATGTTCATCTTTTCGGCAGTGATGTTCGTTCTTAGTGTTTCGTTCGTTCCCGAAACAGTAAGTGCATGCTCCCACCTTTCCCCATCCATCATACTTACATTATTCTCAGTTTGCTCCAGTTTTGCTCCGTCGTCGCGCCCGCGAGCTTCACGCAGAGTCAGAAGGCAAACTTCACTATGTCTCTAAATACGAAAAGGGCAACAAAAAATCCTTCGGTGAAATCATGAAGATTAACCTGAGCCGTCCATTCGTTCTCTTGTTCAGAGAGCCCATCGTCTTGCTCTTTTCTATCTACACTGCCCTCATCTACGGAACTCTCTATGGCCTATTCGCCGCCTTCCCTGTAGTCTTCCAGCGTGGTCGCCACTTCTCTCCTGGTGAAGGGGGATTGGCCTTCCTTGGCGTTGGTCTCGGTATTATCATTGCAACTGCTTGCACTCCAATTAGCAACAAAATTTACTACCGCGCGATGGAAAAGGGCAACGGTGTCGCTCCGCCCGAAGCTCGCCTCGTCATGGCTTGCGTGGGAGCTATTTTGCTCCCTATTTCCATGACCTGGTTCGCATGGACGACTTACCCATCGGTGCACTACATCGTGCCCATCATTGCCGGTGTACCGTTTGGTGCAGGCATGCTCTTCGTGTTTACGTCGGTCATTTCGTACCTGATCGATTCGTACACTCTTTACGCCGCTAGCGCGCTCGCTGCCAATGCGGTCTTGCGATCTATCATGGGTGCGGCCTTCCCTCTGTTCACACCTCGCATGTATGCGTCCCTTGGCGACCAGTGGGCGTGCATGGTCTTTGCCTTCCTCGCTCTCGCCTGCACACCTATGCCCTTCCTTTTCTACCGCTTTGGTCCTGCCATTCGCGCACGTTCCAAGTTTTCGGTTAGCCCACCATCCGGTAACCCGGTTCCCCAAGCTATCGAACGTGAACTGGAGCGGGAAGCCGAAGTCGAAGCCGAAAAGCGCCATACTGACGCCCGCTCGGCTGCATAAGCAAGTTTTCGTCATGGCCGTTTACGACCTATTTTTTTACGCTTGGTTTCGGGCTCCATTTTTCGGGCATAGTTGATCCTCGGTCGTTGACACATATATTTGAGACTCGCAGCACATATTTTATTGATTTTATGCATCCCTAGaattgttgtttgtttagAAAGACTCGATGTCTACTGTAATACGGTTGAAATGTACCGCAATCCCTCTCGCATTAAATATTGTATATAGCAAT is a genomic window containing:
- a CDS encoding major facilitator superfamily transporter, with the protein product MNPTTSPRFDPDEATPIPSKAPSLSGLEKDNQRASESTQSGSVGLPRSETIRSAATAVNEKAQYTGSGTPEDPYIVDWAPGDPQNPFNWSPAKRWRITAILALTTLCIAFASSSYSGGLQFMMAELHMSQYVGILGISLYVVGFGLGPLVWGPLSEMYGRRLIFMISFLPFVLLHLGGALAHNIPTLLVTRFLAGSFGSSPLTNAGGTIADMFTAKERGLASALFAMAPFAGPVLGPIVGGYVSESRAGWRWNFWIMFIFSAVMFVLSVSFVPETFAPVLLRRRARELHAESEGKLHYVSKYEKGNKKSFGEIMKINLSRPFVLLFREPIVLLFSIYTALIYGTLYGLFAAFPVVFQRGRHFSPGEGGLAFLGVGLGIIIATACTPISNKIYYRAMEKGNGVAPPEARLVMACVGAILLPISMTWFAWTTYPSVHYIVPIIAGVPFGAGMLFVFTSVISYLIDSYTLYAASALAANAVLRSIMGAAFPLFTPRMYASLGDQWACMVFAFLALACTPMPFLFYRFGPAIRARSKFSVSPPSGNPVPQAIERELEREAEVEAEKRHTDARSAA